In the genome of Brachypodium distachyon strain Bd21 chromosome 3, Brachypodium_distachyon_v3.0, whole genome shotgun sequence, the window GTATACGTTTGTTTCCAAGCCTTTAGACCAAAAGTAGGGAACTGAAGAAACCCACAACTCGGGCCACCTGTGTAGAACCACTGGAAGAAGCTCCATAGGAGGCTGATCACGAAGCACCTTAGAAATCCACGAACTTGCTTTCTGACAAGAATGATTAAATCAGGCAATGAATTCAGCATGTAGTGTCTGGAGACTAATGATTTATTTCGCATAAGTCTGACAAGGTTCATACTTTGCATTCTTTTCTCCTTGAGAGGTATGAAACCCATTTATAAGAACAGCAGTCGCAGTCCCGCTTGGATAAGTCAATTTGTAATCTATGACCAAAGCCTGAGATGTCATGAAAATCAACAGGTAAGAGAGATGGTGTTCTAAATGTATGCTTCAAACCTATAGTAACGTACTATCTTCTAATGCTGTGCTGGTGGAAGATGATAACAACCTGCAGTGTTAGTACTCATGTGTAAGTCTGTCACATTCAGCCTGTGAGCTTTTATTTTCCATATGTCCAAACTTAATTCACCTTGCCACTTTGGCCAGGTTGTTGGTGGAGGATAACGGAAAGCCACATAGTGTACTATATTAGTATGTGGAACCCCCAATTCGAAACTCCCAATGTTCTAAACTAGTGGTACTGTGACGCTTCAGTTCGAAAAGTTTCATAAAGTCCGACCGTAGCACCGGAAAATGAATCCTGAATTTGCAGGGATTGAGCAGCTCCGTCGAACGTTTTGAGCTAAGAAGGCACCTTTCTGAGCGGAAGCAAGTTGAGGAGCCCCACGAAGCTAATCGCGAGTAGGAATCCGGCCATCCACCCGAAGCCAGGCTCCTTGTAGCTCCCCGGTGCGTTGCCCGGCGTGCTAACCCCAGCGAGCTCGTACGTCTTCTTGTTCAGAGCCAGCAACGACGAACCAAATCCACCTGCGCGCAAACAAAATTTCCCCAGTATTTTAGTCACATAAACCAAACCCCACGAACTAACAATAATTAAGAAAGAGACTCGGCATTGGATTCAATCTCTTTGACGATGGTGTAATTGTTCACTACTAATAAGCAAAGCAAACACTAGATTAATGAAGAAAATACACATTCCATTGGGTTTGAACCCAATGGTTCTATAGCAGCTCCGCCACCGCTCGGGTGGGCACGCACCGCCGAATCCCATGGTGTAGCAGGCGACGGCGCAGGTCTGTACGACGGCGTTCTCCTGGCGGGTGAAGGGGCGGGACGCGACGCCGAGGCGCGCGAGCGCGCGCGTCCAGCCGCGGAGCGCGAGGAAGGCGAGCAGCGCGGCGGAGACGTTGAGCGTGGGGATGATGCCCGTGGTGAGAGCCAGCTTGAGGATGATGACGGTGTAGACGAAGCCGATGAGCAGCGCCGCCACAAGGCCCCGCGCCGTCACCTGCTCGCGCCACGGCGGCACGCGCTCCTCGTGCTGCTGCtcgcgcgcggccgcggcagGAACCGGCTCCtccacgtcgccgccggcgtcgcacTTCTCTATCTCGGGCGCTGCCGCGCCACGCACGCGAGGGGTttccatggaggcggcggcacggcacgAGCCTGGATGTACCGACAAAAATTAGGGGTCGCACAGATCAAGAAGACTCATCAATTCATCCACATCCACTGGACTACCAGCAGCTCTACGGTCCAATTTTGCTTCCAGAGCAGTAGCACCAATTCTGTTCAACCGGCGGCCCACCACAGCTTGATCTTTTTTGTAGGAAGACTTTAAATTTGTTGCTTTCGTACCGAGAAACATTGAAATACCGTGTAGCGTTACGATACTAATGGGAAAAAATGTTGTCCTCGACATCTTATGAATAAAAGAACTTCAGAGCAAAAatggaggaaaaagaaaacctgGACTTCAAATTCATTTAATCGTTGTTTACAATgacatcttttatttattatttatttatttatttattatggTTTTGTTTGCATCTTGGTTCAGTTAGGTCTCCCACGCAATTTTCTCATGCTCCCGGGTGGCGGCAGCTCATCCCAACATTTCTCCTCCATCGACACTGTCCCCGGTCTGTCCGGCCACGGATGGCTTCCGTGGCCATGGGAGGTGCGGCGGATCTCAACCGATCGTCGGTAGAAGGACCTTTCGTTTTTTGTTTTAGGATTTTTCAGTGTATTCTTTAAGATGGTGAGACGGCAGCGACATCTTGAAACCAGAATAAGGTCCTTGGTGAATTTCTTGGGATCCGGTCAGATTTCTGGTGAATCCCCTAGGTTTCTCGGCGTTCGTATTTGTTCGTGTGGTTTCAGGTTTGGTTCTTTCGATCTATGATTATCATCTTTGGCGATGATTGCTACTCTAATGCGATGGTTCTTTTGGGTCTTAGCAGGATTACAACCCATCGTCTACTATCATAAGCTATATTTTGTCAAGCTCTGTCCGGCTTAGTGATGGAGAGACAAGGACGGTGGTCCAACTTCGGCTCGTTTAGTGCTTGTTGCTCTCGATGGTCCAAGAAcctatttgtaatttttattacttttagAACTTTTTGTACCGTTGATGATTATTATTAATAGATCGGTGATCAGccaaaaaaatagttttgttgACATCTTATCTCTTGCGTGCTCTTTCAAAATCTAGTTTTCGGGTGCAAGGCTAGGGTACCTACACTATGTAGCAAGTGTAGTtgcgaaaaaaaaatggtaactacttcttcttctgatactaaattcttgactcaaatgtgtccaaatatgtatgtatctattcttaaaaaacgtttgtaatatttcggcaccaatttaggattggagggagtacttcgcTTACGCAGGTAGATACAGTTAACAGGGgaatcatattttttttaataaactgTAACTTTGTTCAAACGTCAGAGTCGATGCCGTGCAGGCGGACCTGCACCCTGGTCATGGCCCAACTAGTACAGGTAACCACCACTGGGAAATCTCCAAAAATTCGTAAGACTCAGTACATTAGCTCAGCCCTTTAACCCTAGTTGTGGCCCAACTAACAGCCAGCCCAACAAAACGTGAACTTTTGCACGTCGTCTCATCCAGCGCTGCTATCTCTCATCGATTTGCTGCGTCGCTTCCTGCCGCAGTCCGCTAGCTTCCGCCGCACCATGGCTAGCAGGGCGGCTAGGGATTGAGCCCCTGCTTCACCGCCCTCCTCATCAACTGCGGCCGACCGGCCGAAGGCCACCGGCAGTCCGTCACCTGGGGACAGTCGAGGCCTCGCGGGCACGACGAGAAGCACGCCCTActgcgccggccgccgacgcTCACGCTCAACGCCAAGAAGCTCCACCGCGTCAGGTtgccgctgccgtcgtcgCCGTGTCGAGGTAATTGTTGATTAACTGTTTCTCTCTTTGGCTTAAGTCCCTGCTCCACGGTTCCTGCTGCTATAGTGAGTTAGTGATATACTCGTACTGAACAATAGATAGTACTGCCTCCGTTCTATAACTCTTGttgaaatcttacatgtatctagacactttttaagaatagatacatccatttttaggcaatTTTTGAGACGagttatgaaacggagggagtatcaattaACTGATTTTATTCAATCTTACTACCCAACAGTCCGCTGGTACCCAACAAGATATTCCTCCTATTGTGATTAGGACACTGAACCAGATTatggacttttttttagaacacaaCGGTCAGTCACCAcgattcgattagaagaaaaaGTTGACCCcgtttataaggaaaaccgGGTCTAAAAACCATACAAAGAATGGTTTATTCAAGGAAAGCCGTGCAAAAACCTTGACGACAAACAAGCTACCTAACAAAGCTAGGTACAAGGCACACCGATGAGCAAGCCGCAACTGCAAGAGCAAAACCTCCTACCGCTTCAGGTTCAGGTTCTTGTCATCAACAATGTTTGGCTAGACTGAGAAAAGATCATCATTTAGGTACTCAACCTTGCAGCTTGATTATGCATTTATGCTAGAGAATTTATATTTTCCTATGTTTTTCTGTGTGTTGAAGCACAAATATGCTTTCATATCAATGTGTCCATGGTGCATTTGGGTTAACTTTTTGGCCGTTGAAATTTAGCCCCGGTCACGCTCAGATCCTAGGTCCTCCATGTATATGTAAATCATCATCAACCAGGAACGATAACATGAATTGTGGTAAAAATCAAAGTATTTATCATCCTAATATAAATAGAAACATTACATACAAAGATGGACATCATGTATGTGCATGTACCCACATGATTATGTTGCGTGGTTAGGACCAGAGCGATGTTTTTGATGTAAGTAGTAACTAACACTGAAGAGTGCATAGGAGCTTTGAATAACGGTTTCCATGGAGCTCAAGGGGAATGAACAAAAAAGTGATATGTCATTGATAATAATTTACATCTACATTGGGTACAATAGTAGGAGTAAATAAGCTATTTGACCCAAGCTAGGTTGGGTCGGCAGAACTACAAAAAGGGTCGTGGCAGTCAACGGATCAACAAAACGGTGCAAGTTATTGGGACATTTGTACAAGATCATTAGCAAAATATTCAGAGAACCATACTTTGGATACCGATCTTGCACTATGCATCCTCAGGGACTATAGGAGAGGCTTCACTAGTCTGCCATAAACCGATGGACTAGATAGCGTTGGAGGTCGAAGGGTGTCTCATTATCATGTTATCTAGACCCTTTCATCCTCACGCTACTGGATCTCAAGGGCTTCAAAGGTTTTTGACTTAGATACTTTGGCCTCGCTTTTTGTGGCACCAAGGGCTtcaaatattatttgtatGTAAATCTAGTAGGTGCTTCTTTGCCTTGTTCATGGCACTAGAACAATTTGAAGTATTTAACTATTGTACATGTTTATATTATAGAAACACATACGGCGTTGTGACATGTGTTTATTTGTTTCTCTTTGTCCTACTTATTTTTACGCCTTTTATTTTTACCTCTGTTCAAATGTACGATAATATCCGTCCCTGATTTGCAATTAAATATGCGACCCAATGTCTACTATGTTGAGAGTATTTTTCAGAACTTTGTAAGACAACTCTAATGTCCCAACTGAAATTAATGAAGACTTTACCTGAACCCATGAATTTCTTCGTCGCACATCTTTACTCTTATACTCATAGAATTTAGATTTTGTGGTAATGGTATGTTATTTTTCTATACTCAGTTTTAGTTTTTGTAAgttacatgtttttttattcaaaCCATCGAAGATTTTAGCGACCACTCAATTTTGTACGCACATTTATGTACCGAGCTGTATTCAGCTGGTAAAATAATAAGGTATACTCCTGTATCAcaccaaaacaaaatttgagtTATTTGAAAAATATACACATACATATTGCTGACTTATACATTCACACGGACTTACAACTGACATCAATTGCCACAAAACTATGGTAAAATGACAGAAAGGACGAGCACAGATGCGCCTTGACTACAACAACACAGAGAAAAGATAGTTTCACAACGTGCAATCGCTACGAAAATGCCTGGTCATTTATATTTTTAACTATATTTCAGTTGAACATCCATGAAATTGATGATTATCTAGCCTGCAGGTGTAAACTTCATGCAAATTGGTGGCTTAATCTTGGCAAGGGCAAGCAGGGAAGAAGGGAATGTCCATATGCCATCCCCGCATATCAATCCGGATGCAATGGCAGGTACCATAAATCCGGCCTCTTTCTTGTTTAGTTTTTCCTTGATAAAGACCACCAAACTCCCGATGCACATATCAATAGCAAAGCTCCCACCGACAAGGAATGGAACAGCCATTGCCATAGGTAGGGGCACATACATCCCATACTTATGTGGCAGGACATCCCTTGCTATACTAGAGAGTGCTGCGAATGCGAAGAATCCACCGGAGAGTTCTAGGCAATACTTTGGCAACACCGAGAAGCCCTCCACACCAAGTAGTGCCATATTACGATATATAAGTGCATACGGTGCCTTCCAATAACCGTCTGGGTTACCAATATCAAATGCCTTGTAAAAGAGCATAAATGTGAGAGGCGAGACGATGCAGCCCATGGCTGTCCCAATGGCCTGTCCTACAAGCATGGATCTTGGGGATGTTAATGTGAGATAACTCGTCTTCAAGTCGTGCATTAGATCGGCAGAGATAAGAACTAGCTGTTTCACCAATGTACCACCAACAAGGCCAGCAACGACACCGTTATCCTTTCCTGCCCAACCCGCAAACACAAAAAGAGCAATCTTGCCATAGTTGTAGCCCATGTTGATGTCAGTGAGCCCCGTTCCATAGGAATTGGCAAATCCAAGCACGGGAGCTAAGGCATAGGCTATAACTACATAGTACCACTTCACCTGTCGGAACATTATTGGCATGGTAATCACTGCAACCACGCTTAACAAGGCATAGCCGGTGTATGCCATCCAAGATGATATATGTCCCTTCTTGAAGACCTCGACACGTTGCAATTCATCAAGTGCAATCGTATTGTCCACATTTCTCACTGCAATTCACTCAACACCGTAAAAAAAGGGCCTTTTAATTGATGAAATGTGGTAAGGCATGCGCTATTTTCAGTATCCTTTCCTGCCCAACCCGCAAAGACAAAGAGAGCAATCTTGCCATAGTTGTAGCCCATGTTGATGTCAGTGAGCCCAGTTCCATAGGAATTGGCAAACCCAAGCACGGGAGCAAAGGCATAGGCTAAAATTACATAGTACCACTTCACCTGTCGGAACATTATTGGCATGGTAATCACCGCGAGTACGCTTAACAAGGCATACCCGGTGTATGCCATCCAAGATGATATATGGCCCCTTTTGAAGACCTCATCCCGTTGCAATTCATCAAGTGCAATCGCACTGTCCACATTTGCCACTGCATTCACTCAACACCATGAAAAATACTTTTTAAATGACGAAATGTGGGAAGGCATGTACTAGATTTACAATATCTTTTCCTCACCTCTGTTGTCAACTCGTTTGCGGTTAAATTGTCGATACATGCTCTTAGAAGTGATGCCAATAATTTTTGTGAAGTGGTAGACACCATCCCCCATGATAAGAGCTATACATATGAAGGCCTTCATAAAGAATTTACAATAGTGCCATAAACTTAGTAACCATTGCTTGCTATTAATTCACCAAATGAGCATTGGGAAAAATGCAGAGCTAAATGATACCTTGTAACCGTACAAACTTTTCATGCTGCTTTCCGGTACATTTGCAGGGTACCAATCTCCCTTCCTTTTGCTGAGGAGTGGCCACATTAGTCCCCATGAAATAATTGCACCAAAGAGGGTGGAGATGTTCACTATATGCGGGCAAATCATTCCGGCACCAATGTATGTGGCGCTgaagtcgaagaagaagctaaaaaacaaagaaatggGAGTTAAGAGAGTTTGTTCTCCTCCACAAATTATGAAATCATGTGATGAAacatagaaaagaaaacgattACGTTTGTTTCCAAGCCTTTAGACCGAGTGTAGGGAATTGAACAAATCCACAAACATCCCCTCCAGTGTAGAACCATTGGAAGAAGCTCCAGAAAAAGCTCAGCCCAAAGTATTTTAGAAATCCATGGATCTGTTTCCTGTTATGGAAGGTAGGATTGTTTAATCCAGTTGAAGAACTTGGTACAAATTGTTTGGTTTAACGACCGAAAGGACAAAGCTTGTAATGAAGATAACAAAAGCGTCAACATACATACTTCGAATTCTTGTCTCCCTGAGTGGTATGAAACCCGTTTATAAGAACAGCAGTTGCAGTACCACTTGGGTAAGTTAATTTGTAGTCAATGACCAAAACCTGAACACATTGGGTCAAATCATTGTGTGGCAAACGAAGATGAAAACGAAACACTATTTCTGATGCGTGATGCATATTTTTAAAGTTCTACACCATCAAATTTGTGTAAACACCATATCAAAGAGCTATTTTCGGTTGGAAAGTTTTTTGCATCAACAAAGTTGTAATTTGATTTATTTGGAATGCATCACTGTATCTTTATAATCGGAATTATAAGGAAAGAATGTTCTCTCTCCGGCCTCTCGGCGCGACGGCGACGCTCTCTCTGGCGCGCCGTTCCCTCCTCCGGTGCTGCTCCTTCCCTAGCCCATACTTTATAGCGCTAACAAAGTACCGTGAGTATTCATCCTAGGAACACATTGcacctttttttgtttgaaggAAGGTGATTGACATACTGTAAAAATGTACTAGGACGAAATACACACTTGACAAACCAATTTGGAAGTAAGAAGTCGGTGTACCTTTCTGAGGGGAATCAGGGTGAGGAGCCCACCGAAGCTGACAGCCAAGAGGAATCCCGTCATCCAGCCAATCCCTGGCTCCTTCCAGCTCCCCGGCACGTTGCCCGCCGAGTCCCCGGTCTGCTCATACGTCCTCTTGTTCAGGCCCAGCAAGGTCGACCCGAACCCACCTGCACTTGACCAAAAGTCAAAACCAATCCGCAACTACAGCAAAAACCAGCAGAGACGTGCAGCACTGGTGGGCTCTTGCACTGCAGCACTGACCGCCGAACGCGATGGTGTAGCAGGCGACGACGCAGGTCTGGACGACGGTGTTCTCCTGGCGGGTGAAGGGGCGGCACGGGACGCCGAGGCGGTCGAGCAGCCGCGTCCATCCCTGGAGCGAGAGGAAGGCGATCAGGGCCGCCGAGACGTTGAGCGTCGGCACCTGCCCCGTGGTGAGCAGGATCTTCATGACGATGACGGTGTAGATGAAGCCGATCAGCAGCGCGGCAACCAGCCCACGCACCGTCAGCTCCTCCTGCCACCTCTCCGGCGGGGGCGCCTGCAGCTGCCCCCCTCGCGCCGGGTCCGACTCCATGTCGCCCTCCGCGGCCTCGTCGTTCTCCTGCTTCTCGATCTCCGCCTCCGGCATCACCCGCTGCGAGCGGTCCGGGACGATCACGTCCATGGCGTGGCCGGCGCTTGCTCTCCTCAGTCTCCGCGCATGCAGCTGCCACCACAGCACACGGAAGCCAAAACATGATCAAAACAAGAGAAAACCGGAGAAGGTGTGTTCAGCATCAAGACCGAATTTTCGCGAGCATTTGAGCTAGGATTTTAACACGACGAGGTAGAAATGGAATCGATCGCTCAATTCAACGGTAAGAAATCAGACCGCTCCAGCTCCTCTCGATCCACCGATCAGTGGACTCGAGGCTACCTGCAGCTTCCGGCCGGGCAAGTCGTCGCGCCACGTTTTCCCCCACGAGAACTGAAAATGATTGTGATGTTCAACGCTGTATGGTTTTATATAGAGAATCATTGGGAGAAGTCCACTCTCTTACTTTTTCCTCTGCATCTATCATTCTATCTTATATAGAGATTAAGACTCACAAGTATATATCATTCTCTTTATACATGTTGTAGGCGAATAATATCGATCAAGTACAGCCATACACAAAACCTTAATTAGCTGCATCCCGTCTTACGAAATTATTCTTCGTCAATCATTTATATATCCCATCAGAAGCTGATCGAGATTGGCAGTGCGATTGGCTAACCTCTATTCGTGGGTTAAGTGATAAAGTAAGAACTTGTTATCGCGGTGCAACTAGAGGGAGACCATAAGTGGCGCCACCGTCGCCCCCATCTGCTGCTGCGACAACATTGACCTTGACGACGTTCTTCGGCCGTTCGCCGGCGAGCGGGTGGCATTCCCGTTCCGGTGTCTCGGGCTCCCTCTCTCGCTTGGGAGGGTGAGGCTCGTGCACCTTCAGCCCATCCTGGACCGTGCCCGCGCCCGGCTAGCTGGATGGAAGGGGCACTGGCTCAGCGCCGGCGGGCGACGGACTCTGTCCATCGCTGTCCTTGGCGCCCTCCCCGTCTTTGCCATGACAGCTCTCAAGCTTCCCAAGGCCTtcatcaacaccttcaacAAGATCCGACGTCGCTACATCTGGGggcgtggaggacgacgagtgCGCCGGCGGCAAGTTTAAGATCAACTGGGCCAGGGTGTGCTCCCCGTTGGATTGCAGTGGGCTCGGTCTGCCAAACCTGGAGGCGTTCGGTAGGGCGTTGCGCTTGCGCTGGCTTTGGCTTGAGTGGCGGGCTCTGGACAGACCATGGGTCGGTACGCCCACGCCTTGCGACGCCCTCGACTACGACATGTTCTACGCGGCCACCCAGGTCTCCATCGGCAATGGCACCACGGCCAGTTTTTGGTGCGCCTCGCCTACCCTCTGCTCTTTGCGCGCTCTCGCGGCAAAGGGAGGACGGTGGAACAGGCCATCACCGGAAACCGTTGGATCCTCGACCTGCCTAACGATCGGTCCCTGCCTTTTCTCTCTGAATTCCTCCTGGCGTGGGGAGAGCTACATCAGGCCGGCTCCCTCCTTCGCCCTGCTGTGCCGGATGCCATTTGTTGGATCCTCACGGCCGACGGCAACTACTCGGCGCGCTCCGTGTATGGGCTGCACTTTCTGGGTCGGACCGCCTCCGTGCTGCCGCAGGCGGTATGGCGGGTTTGGGCGCCGCCGATGCACAAATTTTTTGCCTGGCTCCTCTTCCTTGATCGGCTCTGGTGCACCGACCGGCTGCAGCGGCGAGGATGGCCCAATTGCTACTTCTGCCCACTTTGCCGCCGCAATCTGGAGACTTCGGTGCACCTCTTCATCGAGTGCCCTTTTGCCAGTCTGCTATGGGAGGAGATCGCACGCTGGCTCAACTGTCGCGCCCTTGCGACGGCTCTCCACGAGACGCCTACCTCCATCACCCTCTTCCAAGACCGGGTGACTCAGGACACCGCGATCAGTCACAGAAACAGCATcggctccctcttcctccttgtcCGCTTCTCCATCTGGCGCGAACCAAATGAAAGGATTTTCAACGACAGATCAACGCATGTTCGTCAGCTCGCCGTTTTCATCAGGGACGAGGCGCAGGAATGGGCGTTCGCGGGGGCTAAGGCTCTCAGGAAGCTTCTTTGGGAGCCGCCCTGAGCTTGAGGGGTTTTGGGGCCTTCTTTGGGCCTTCGTTTTTTAATTTCGCTGTTTTTTCCCCTTTACCTGTGTGGTAGGTTTGTATATATTCTCTTTTGCTAATATATGAAAAGCCAGCGCTTGCTGgatctttcaaaaaaataagtgGCGGCACGTTTCATGCCATCATGTCTATGTGGTGGATTTAGAACGAAATCTATTACGGAGTACATATAATAAAAGTATATTAGGAAGCCTAGAAAATccccca includes:
- the YS1B gene encoding iron-phytosiderophore transporter YSL15-like, coding for MDVIVPDRSQRVMPEAEIEKQENDEAAEGDMESDPARGGQLQAPPPERWQEELTVRGLVAALLIGFIYTVIVMKILLTTGQVPTLNVSAALIAFLSLQGWTRLLDRLGVPCRPFTRQENTVVQTCVVACYTIAFGGGFGSTLLGLNKRTYEQTGDSAGNVPGSWKEPGIGWMTGFLLAVSFGGLLTLIPLRKVLVIDYKLTYPSGTATAVLINGFHTTQGDKNSKKQIHGFLKYFGLSFFWSFFQWFYTGGDVCGFVQFPTLGLKAWKQTFFFDFSATYIGAGMICPHIVNISTLFGAIISWGLMWPLLSKRKGDWYPANVPESSMKSLYGYKAFICIALIMGDGVYHFTKIIGITSKSMYRQFNRKRVDNRVANVDSAIALDELQRDEVFKRGHISSWMAYTGYALLSVLAVITMPIMFRQVKWYYVILAYAFAPVLGFANSYGTGLTDINMGYNYGKIALFVFAVRNVDNTIALDELQRVEVFKKGHISSWMAYTGYALLSVVAVITMPIMFRQVKWYYVVIAYALAPVLGFANSYGTGLTDINMGYNYGKIALFVFAGWAGKDNGVVAGLVGGTLVKQLVLISADLMHDLKTSYLTLTSPRSMLVGQAIGTAMGCIVSPLTFMLFYKAFDIGNPDGYWKAPYALIYRNMALLGVEGFSVLPKYCLELSGGFFAFAALSSIARDVLPHKYGMYVPLPMAMAVPFLVGGSFAIDMCIGSLVVFIKEKLNKKEAGFMVPAIASGLICGDGIWTFPSSLLALAKIKPPICMKFTPAG